The Cloacibacillus sp. sequence ATCGCGATGTACACTCATTCAGGCTCCGCTCCCGCAAAGAAAGCGGCCTCCGGCGAGTTCGCGGTGGGCATCTCATACGGCTATGCCGGCGTCAATCAGAAGAAAAAGGGTGCGCCTGTGCAGGTCATTTTCCCCTCCGAGGGAAGCGGCTGGGACGTGGAGGCAAACGCCCTCATCAAAAAGACGGCCGTGAAGCCCGAGGCGAAGCTTTTCCTTGACTGGGCCATTTCGGACGAGGCGATAAACGCGCTCAAGGGCGATTACGCTATAACCGCGGTAAAAACTGACGGCGGAATACCAGAAGGTTACTCAAAAGAGCCGCTTTCGCAGCTTATCAAAAAGAACGACCTTAAGTGGTCCGCGAAGAACAGAGACCGCATACTCAAAGAATGGGCCGCGCGCTACGACGGCAAAACGGAAGCCAAAAAGTAGGGGACGGCGGCAATGGCATCGCTTTGCGCAAAACATTTAACTAAAAAATTCTCACAGCAGACGGCTTTGAACGACGTCAGCTTCGAGATAGAGGACGGTGAATTCGTCTGCGTCCTTGGGCCGTCGGGCTGCGGAAAAAGCACGCTTCTGCGAGTGATCGCGGGGCTTGAAAATATAGAAAGCGGCCGCGTGGAGATAGGCGGNNNNNNNNNNAAACATCGGCATCGTCTTTCAGTCCTACGCGCTCTTCCCGAACATGACGGCCGCGGACAACATCGGATACGGCCTTTGGAACAGGCCCTGTTCGCGCGCGGAAGCG is a genomic window containing:
- a CDS encoding ATP-binding cassette domain-containing protein; the protein is MASLCAKHLTKKFSQQTALNDVSFEIEDGEFVCVLGPSGCGKSTLLRVIAGLENIESGRVEIGG